The following are encoded in a window of Methanofastidiosum sp. genomic DNA:
- a CDS encoding DUF1801 domain-containing protein, with the protein MRKKEEGTSTLKSQIPKDIDEYIQIFPKEVQERLKKIREIIKELAPSAEETISYGIPTFVLKGYNLVHFAAYKNHIGFYPTPSGIEKYKSEISVYEWSKGTVKFPLDKPVPFDLIREIVAFRVRENCEIAKSKK; encoded by the coding sequence ATGAGGAAAAAAGAAGAAGGCACGTCAACGCTAAAAAGTCAAATACCTAAAGATATTGACGAATATATCCAAATCTTTCCCAAAGAAGTTCAAGAAAGATTAAAGAAGATAAGAGAAATAATTAAAGAACTGGCACCTAGCGCAGAGGAGACGATAAGCTATGGAATACCAACATTTGTTCTTAAAGGCTATAACTTAGTTCACTTTGCAGCTTATAAGAATCATATAGGATTTTATCCTACGCCCTCAGGAATTGAAAAATATAAAAGTGAGATCTCAGTTTATGAATGGTCAAAAGGCACAGTAAAATTCCCTCTCGATAAGCCAGTTCCATTTGATTTAATCAGAGAAATTGTAGCCTTTCGAGTAAGGGAAAATTGCGAAATTGCAAAATCAAAAAAATAG
- a CDS encoding 30S ribosomal protein S3ae, whose amino-acid sequence MLLARKRVAGKDPWKAKSWYTIYAPDIFDKREIGETISDKPEKVLGRKIETNMKEITGDMKKGHIKLIFRVKEVTGENAYTEFFRQELSRSYLRSQIRRRNSKVDSIFNIKTKDGYTLRASTSAILTTRILTSQKKAIREIINQELTTISTNNDFAQFLDEVTSGKMSSEIYKKARKVFPLKRVEVTKIKLIDQPKAKEAA is encoded by the coding sequence ATTTTATTGGCTAGAAAAAGAGTAGCAGGAAAAGATCCATGGAAGGCAAAATCATGGTACACTATTTACGCTCCAGATATTTTTGATAAAAGAGAGATTGGTGAGACGATATCTGATAAACCCGAGAAGGTTTTGGGGAGAAAGATTGAGACAAATATGAAGGAAATTACTGGGGACATGAAGAAAGGTCACATAAAACTAATTTTTAGAGTTAAAGAGGTCACAGGCGAAAATGCCTACACCGAATTCTTTAGACAGGAACTTTCAAGATCATACCTTAGAAGTCAGATAAGAAGAAGAAACTCAAAAGTCGACTCAATTTTCAACATAAAGACAAAGGATGGATACACCCTCAGGGCATCCACTTCAGCAATACTTACAACAAGGATACTTACTTCACAGAAGAAGGCTATAAGAGAAATAATCAATCAAGAGCTAACAACAATTAGCACAAACAACGATTTCGCACAGTTCTTGGACGAAGTCACAAGCGGCAAGATGTCAAGCGAAATTTACAAGAAAGCAAGGAAGGTCTTCCCACTAAAGAGGGTAGAGGTCACAAAGATAAAGCTCATTGACCAGCCAAAAGCAAAAGAGGCTGCATAA
- a CDS encoding DUF434 domain-containing protein: MKDNVFDRARNDLYLLLNRNYPKTYALRFVGDHYGLKNEERYALSRIVFSKSYIKKTKEKKRSLKDIKGKSLFIDGYNVIITTESVLMGKAFVSMDGLLRDTRNVSKKHKITKETLESIDLILGLLKKYPPENTQVYLDKMMSKSGKISETIRDGLEERNLRGDSETVSSVDHILKNSRGIVATNDSAIILEINEFIDLPSKVKISRGT, translated from the coding sequence ATGAAAGATAATGTCTTTGATAGGGCTAGAAACGATCTTTATCTTTTACTGAATAGAAACTATCCGAAAACCTATGCCTTAAGGTTTGTAGGTGATCACTATGGCCTTAAAAATGAGGAAAGATATGCTCTGTCTAGAATTGTTTTCTCCAAGTCTTACATTAAGAAAACCAAAGAGAAAAAGAGGAGTTTAAAGGACATCAAAGGGAAATCTCTATTCATTGACGGCTATAATGTCATAATTACAACTGAGTCTGTTCTTATGGGCAAGGCCTTTGTTTCTATGGATGGTCTTTTAAGAGACACACGGAATGTTTCTAAAAAACATAAGATAACAAAAGAGACTTTGGAGTCAATTGATCTTATATTGGGCCTTTTGAAGAAATATCCACCAGAAAATACTCAAGTTTACCTAGACAAGATGATGAGCAAGAGTGGGAAGATTTCTGAAACTATAAGAGATGGGTTAGAAGAAAGAAATCTAAGAGGAGATTCGGAAACTGTTTCAAGCGTTGATCATATCCTAAAGAATAGTCGGGGTATAGTAGCAACAAATGACTCGGCCATAATACTGGAGATAAACGAATTTATTGACCTGCCATCAAAAGTTAAAATTTCCAGGGGAACTTAA
- a CDS encoding redox-regulated ATPase YchF: MDVGVIGKPNVGKSTFFNAVTLGGAEIANYPFTTIDSNIGATYVTYNCPCKELDIKCSPQNSKCIDGTRLVPLKIIDVAGLVKGAHTGRGLGNKFLNDLSRAETLIHIVDASGSTDIEGNPVPVGTHNPIEDIEFLEEEINLWFFGILNDNWFRFARKICSGHHDFCKIVAEQFTGIGITEGNVIASIRETELNPEQCIHWKDEELLVFAKSLRKISKPITIVLNKTDIAPQENIKALKEKLGDIFTISAEAELVLRKATSAGLVKYVPSQPSFEITGDLNDKQKEALNRIKNFMEKNDGTGVQKTINQVVFNILNKIVVYPVEDETHMKDGKGNILPDAYLMDKGSTPRDLAFRVHTDIGKNFLYAVNARTKRRIKDDYELQNGDIIKIVSAAR, from the coding sequence CTCAAACATAGGGGCTACTTATGTTACTTATAACTGCCCTTGCAAGGAGCTTGATATAAAATGTTCACCCCAAAATTCAAAGTGCATTGATGGGACAAGACTTGTACCATTGAAGATAATAGATGTTGCAGGTCTTGTAAAAGGTGCGCATACAGGCAGAGGTCTTGGAAACAAATTCCTAAATGATCTTTCAAGAGCTGAAACCTTAATCCACATAGTTGATGCTTCAGGCTCAACAGATATAGAAGGAAATCCAGTTCCCGTAGGGACCCATAACCCAATAGAAGACATTGAGTTCTTGGAGGAAGAAATCAACCTCTGGTTTTTTGGGATACTAAATGACAACTGGTTTAGATTTGCAAGAAAGATATGCTCCGGACATCATGATTTCTGCAAGATAGTTGCTGAGCAGTTTACCGGGATTGGGATAACTGAGGGCAATGTCATAGCATCAATAAGGGAGACTGAGCTAAACCCTGAGCAGTGCATACACTGGAAGGACGAAGAGCTATTGGTCTTTGCCAAATCGCTTAGAAAGATATCAAAGCCAATAACGATTGTCTTAAACAAGACAGACATAGCCCCACAAGAGAATATTAAAGCTTTGAAAGAAAAACTAGGGGATATTTTTACAATAAGCGCTGAGGCAGAATTGGTCTTAAGAAAGGCAACAAGTGCGGGATTAGTTAAATACGTGCCTTCCCAACCCTCTTTTGAGATAACTGGAGATCTAAATGACAAACAGAAAGAGGCCCTAAACAGAATCAAAAACTTCATGGAAAAAAATGATGGCACTGGCGTTCAGAAGACTATAAATCAGGTAGTGTTCAATATCTTGAATAAAATAGTGGTCTACCCTGTCGAGGATGAGACCCACATGAAGGACGGTAAAGGCAATATTTTGCCTGATGCATATCTAATGGATAAAGGTTCAACCCCAAGAGACCTTGCCTTTAGGGTACACACAGACATAGGGAAGAACTTCCTTTATGCAGTCAATGCAAGAACTAAAAGAAGGATAAAAGATGACTACGAGCTTCAAAATGGTGACATAATAAAGATAGTTTCAGCGGCAAGATAG
- a CDS encoding phosphoribosyltransferase has product MEEYTFHSIFYSLKETKIPFNFDIIVGIARGGIIPSSILSFIYEKELFLLWLNLYGEGMPPEKVHEKPKLMRPFDHDVYGKRILIVDDLSRTGETIEFAKKILIEKGASEIKSLVLIGKGDYSLEEFKGCVKFPWKF; this is encoded by the coding sequence GTGGAAGAATATACTTTCCATAGTATTTTTTATTCTTTAAAGGAAACTAAAATCCCATTTAATTTTGATATAATAGTTGGAATAGCAAGAGGCGGGATAATCCCTTCCTCAATTTTATCATTTATTTACGAAAAAGAGCTTTTCTTGTTATGGTTGAATCTTTATGGCGAGGGGATGCCACCTGAAAAAGTTCATGAGAAACCAAAACTCATGCGCCCCTTTGATCATGATGTCTATGGCAAAAGGATACTCATTGTTGACGATCTCTCGAGAACAGGAGAAACAATAGAATTTGCAAAAAAGATTCTTATAGAAAAAGGCGCTTCTGAAATAAAATCTCTTGTCCTAATTGGCAAGGGCGATTACTCCCTAGAAGAGTTTAAGGGATGCGTTAAGTTCCCCTGGAAATTTTAA
- a CDS encoding type II glyceraldehyde-3-phosphate dehydrogenase, protein MINVFINGYGTVGKRVADAVALQKDMKIIGVSKRTPDFDAEQAIKKGFDLYCVEGADVDAFKKRGLETSGYLKDIKDSVDVVIDGAPGKQGAKNMELYKSLGLNAIFQGGEDASIGTSFNAHANFDKNVGQKYIRVVSCNTTGLARTLSCLNEADAISKVKAVMIRRAADPGDNKRGPINAIVPEVKVPSHHGPDLKTVLPIDIETIAVKVPTTLMHLHTIMVDLKKDIKREEVIDLFNNRSRVILVSKEDGIDSTADIMEFAKNLGRNRGDMYEINVWKDSINIKDGTLYYIQAIHQESDIVPENVDAIRAMFDLKKRDESIEMTNKAMGIL, encoded by the coding sequence ATGATCAATGTATTCATAAATGGATACGGTACAGTTGGGAAGAGGGTAGCAGATGCAGTCGCCCTCCAGAAAGATATGAAGATTATTGGCGTCTCAAAGAGAACGCCCGATTTTGATGCAGAACAGGCAATAAAGAAGGGCTTTGACCTTTATTGTGTTGAGGGGGCCGATGTTGATGCCTTCAAGAAGAGGGGATTGGAAACAAGCGGTTACCTAAAGGATATCAAAGACTCCGTAGACGTAGTCATAGACGGCGCCCCTGGAAAACAGGGTGCCAAGAACATGGAGCTCTATAAATCACTTGGGTTAAATGCCATTTTCCAAGGAGGAGAAGACGCTTCTATTGGTACCTCTTTTAATGCTCACGCTAATTTTGATAAAAATGTAGGTCAAAAATACATAAGGGTTGTTTCTTGCAATACAACTGGACTTGCAAGGACCTTAAGCTGCCTAAACGAGGCCGACGCCATTAGTAAGGTGAAGGCTGTAATGATAAGAAGGGCAGCAGATCCAGGAGATAACAAAAGAGGCCCTATAAATGCTATCGTACCTGAAGTTAAGGTACCATCCCATCACGGCCCTGATTTAAAGACTGTTCTTCCGATAGATATTGAAACCATAGCTGTAAAGGTGCCAACAACACTGATGCACCTTCACACAATAATGGTCGATTTAAAGAAAGACATTAAGAGGGAGGAAGTAATAGACTTATTCAATAACAGATCGAGAGTTATTCTAGTAAGTAAAGAAGATGGAATTGATTCTACCGCAGATATAATGGAATTTGCAAAGAATCTGGGTAGAAATAGAGGGGACATGTATGAAATTAATGTCTGGAAAGATTCAATTAATATTAAAGACGGAACACTTTACTATATCCAGGCTATTCATCAGGAATCAGACATTGTCCCAGAAAATGTAGATGCCATAAGAGCCATGTTTGACCTTAAGAAGAGAGATGAGTCAATCGAAATGACAAACAAGGCTATGGGCATTCTATAA
- the hypF gene encoding carbamoyltransferase HypF, whose protein sequence is MKSIMVYGTVQAVGFRPFVYRIAIENRVSGYVRNRGEYVEVVIDGSVEQINNFINDLNQKKPPLAKIDRLDISDKSSDENFKPSLFYIKESKSGSSGSASMIPPDICLCKDCERELFQRADRRFLYPFINCTNCGPRFTIIKKTPYDREMTTMGKFKLCPDCLREYKDVLDRRYHAEPVACPACGPHYSLFDRSGKEIENPIEAAAKLFEKGKIIAIKGLGGYHIGCDALNEEAVTELRRRLGRPYQPFAILARDIKSIEKACHVSDEEKKYLSSHERPIVVLEKKKAEPFEKAAPYLHNVGIMIPYSPLHFLLFNYTSLDFFVMTSANMPGDPMIIENSSAFNSLDVDYFLCHNLNIYNRCDDSVIRDGKFIRRSRGFVPQGIEIPHDKKVLAFGAELNNAFTLTKEKKAFISQHVGNTTHYDTLLFFEDAIKKLMTLLNMKMDEIELLASDLHPQYETTKIAERYSKETGIPLMKIQHHISHARAVFTENGLQEGIAIVCDGTGYGLDGNSWGGEVFYVTENNEERIGHLKEYPLLGGDKAAKEPLRVLVSLLKDEDFSDYSDSYRYGSQGIDALKKILKDEKNFSTSCGRILDMFSVMLFSCSERTYEGEPAMRLESLAWKGDDLNIPIEIDNNIIMVKDFAKRIFDLRDKHSKKDLAKTVHVSLARAFSEIAIEEAKNDHLPIAFSGGVAYNKIFSDTIKKYVESNNLKYVEHKLIPCGDGGVSFGQSLFAHKNI, encoded by the coding sequence ATGAAAAGTATAATGGTCTATGGTACAGTTCAGGCTGTAGGTTTTAGGCCGTTCGTTTATAGGATTGCCATTGAAAACCGAGTCAGTGGCTATGTAAGAAACAGGGGCGAGTATGTGGAGGTTGTAATTGATGGCTCGGTAGAACAGATAAATAATTTTATCAACGACCTTAATCAAAAAAAACCTCCTTTGGCTAAAATTGATAGGCTTGACATATCTGACAAATCCTCTGATGAAAACTTTAAACCTAGCCTCTTTTATATTAAGGAGAGTAAAAGCGGGAGCTCTGGCTCAGCTTCTATGATACCTCCCGATATATGCTTGTGCAAAGACTGTGAGAGGGAGCTTTTCCAGAGGGCAGACAGAAGGTTTCTTTACCCATTTATTAACTGCACAAACTGCGGCCCAAGATTTACCATAATCAAAAAGACCCCATATGATAGAGAAATGACCACTATGGGTAAATTTAAGCTATGCCCTGACTGTCTTAGGGAATATAAGGATGTTCTTGATAGGCGTTATCATGCGGAGCCTGTGGCGTGTCCTGCATGCGGCCCCCATTACTCGCTATTTGACCGATCGGGGAAAGAAATAGAGAATCCTATTGAGGCTGCAGCAAAGTTATTTGAGAAAGGCAAAATTATCGCTATAAAAGGTCTTGGCGGGTATCACATCGGATGTGACGCCCTAAACGAAGAAGCTGTAACAGAGCTTAGGAGAAGGCTTGGGAGGCCATATCAGCCTTTTGCAATTCTTGCTAGGGATATAAAGTCTATAGAAAAGGCATGCCATGTAAGTGATGAGGAAAAGAAGTATCTCTCATCTCATGAGAGGCCGATTGTTGTTCTAGAAAAAAAGAAAGCGGAGCCATTTGAAAAGGCTGCACCGTATCTGCATAACGTCGGCATAATGATCCCATACTCTCCCCTCCACTTTCTATTGTTTAATTACACTTCACTTGATTTTTTTGTCATGACCTCGGCCAATATGCCAGGAGACCCAATGATAATCGAAAATAGCTCTGCTTTTAACTCTCTTGATGTTGATTACTTCCTTTGCCATAATCTAAATATCTACAACAGATGTGATGACTCAGTCATACGCGATGGGAAGTTCATCAGGAGATCGAGGGGTTTTGTACCACAGGGGATTGAGATACCTCATGACAAAAAGGTATTGGCCTTCGGTGCAGAACTTAACAATGCTTTTACACTTACAAAGGAAAAGAAGGCATTTATCTCACAACACGTCGGAAATACTACACACTATGATACACTGCTTTTTTTTGAAGATGCGATAAAAAAACTGATGACCCTTCTGAATATGAAGATGGATGAAATTGAGCTTTTGGCATCTGATCTGCACCCACAATATGAGACTACTAAAATTGCCGAGAGATATTCTAAAGAAACTGGTATACCTTTGATGAAGATTCAGCACCATATCTCTCACGCAAGGGCAGTTTTTACTGAAAATGGACTACAAGAGGGCATTGCAATAGTGTGTGATGGAACAGGCTATGGCCTTGATGGTAACTCTTGGGGGGGAGAAGTCTTCTATGTCACAGAAAATAATGAAGAAAGAATAGGCCATTTGAAGGAATACCCACTTTTAGGTGGGGACAAGGCTGCAAAAGAGCCATTAAGGGTACTTGTATCCCTTCTAAAAGATGAAGATTTTTCTGATTACTCAGACTCTTATAGATATGGATCTCAAGGTATCGATGCATTAAAGAAAATTCTAAAAGATGAAAAGAACTTTTCAACTTCGTGCGGCAGGATACTTGATATGTTTTCAGTTATGCTCTTTTCATGCTCTGAAAGAACATACGAAGGTGAACCTGCGATGCGGCTAGAATCTCTCGCATGGAAAGGGGATGACCTTAATATACCGATCGAAATTGATAACAACATAATAATGGTAAAAGATTTTGCAAAAAGAATATTTGACTTAAGAGATAAGCACAGCAAAAAAGACCTTGCAAAAACTGTGCATGTTTCCCTTGCTAGGGCATTTTCAGAGATTGCAATTGAAGAGGCGAAAAATGATCATCTTCCTATCGCTTTTTCAGGTGGTGTGGCCTACAACAAAATATTTTCAGATACTATCAAAAAATATGTTGAATCAAATAACCTAAAGTATGTCGAGCACAAACTCATCCCGTGCGGTGATGGAGGCGTTTCCTTTGGTCAGTCTCTTTTCGCACACAAAAACATATAA
- a CDS encoding DNA primase: MSDKDFIEDIVSKKSEDYFKDIKEEVGTTKYIIKAQITASGIVERPDVVGAIFGQTEGLLSDDLDLRELQKTGRIGRIRVNITSKNGKSTGEIIVPSSLDKVETAILAASLETIDRVGPCNARIDVSTIEDVRKSKRNYVIDRAKIILTTMVDEITPESSELTDEVKESVRMGEIKAYGEDQLPAGPNVEESDAIIVVEGRADVLNLLKYGIKNTLAVEGTSVSKTISAISHEKTVTAFVDGDRGGELILRELFQIAEIDYIARAPMGKEVEDLTKKEIIKALRNKIPAEQWIVENLDKPRTENHKPHAKPEEKEPQHKHQNHESQKPVEPVQPKKPYSDLDRFGEIIEKLPGTLDAYLLDADGNVKHKVSVRDLVDAMRYTEDYEAVVFDGVVTQRLVDIAGEKGVKFLVGVKTGNITKKSVNLKVLSFKGQSGEMEAAGV; the protein is encoded by the coding sequence ATGAGTGATAAAGATTTTATTGAGGATATTGTATCGAAGAAAAGTGAGGATTATTTTAAGGATATAAAAGAAGAGGTTGGTACAACTAAATACATCATCAAAGCACAAATTACAGCAAGCGGTATCGTCGAAAGACCCGATGTTGTAGGGGCTATATTTGGCCAGACTGAGGGTTTGTTAAGCGATGATCTGGATCTACGGGAGTTACAAAAGACAGGGAGAATAGGAAGGATTAGAGTTAATATCACTTCAAAAAATGGGAAAAGCACTGGGGAGATAATAGTTCCATCAAGTCTTGATAAGGTTGAGACTGCAATACTTGCTGCTTCCTTAGAGACAATCGATAGAGTTGGTCCGTGCAACGCCAGGATAGATGTATCAACAATAGAAGATGTCAGAAAATCAAAAAGAAATTACGTCATTGATAGAGCCAAGATTATACTAACAACAATGGTTGATGAGATAACACCTGAAAGCTCTGAGCTTACAGACGAGGTAAAGGAATCTGTGAGGATGGGAGAGATTAAGGCCTATGGAGAAGATCAGCTCCCAGCAGGGCCTAACGTTGAGGAAAGTGACGCAATCATCGTTGTCGAAGGACGGGCTGATGTTTTAAATTTATTGAAATACGGAATTAAGAACACTCTAGCCGTTGAAGGGACAAGCGTATCAAAGACAATATCAGCGATATCTCATGAAAAGACAGTCACAGCATTTGTTGATGGAGACAGAGGCGGAGAACTAATACTAAGAGAGCTTTTTCAGATAGCAGAGATAGACTACATTGCAAGGGCGCCAATGGGGAAGGAAGTAGAAGATCTTACAAAAAAAGAGATAATTAAGGCCTTAAGAAATAAGATCCCAGCAGAGCAGTGGATTGTTGAGAATTTAGATAAACCAAGAACAGAGAATCATAAACCTCACGCAAAACCTGAAGAAAAAGAGCCACAACATAAGCATCAAAATCATGAGTCACAAAAGCCAGTAGAGCCGGTACAGCCAAAAAAACCATACTCCGACCTAGACAGATTTGGCGAGATAATTGAAAAGTTGCCAGGAACACTAGACGCATACCTATTGGACGCAGATGGCAATGTAAAGCACAAGGTTTCAGTAAGGGATTTAGTTGATGCAATGAGATACACTGAGGACTACGAGGCAGTAGTCTTTGATGGAGTCGTAACACAGAGGCTTGTCGATATAGCGGGTGAGAAAGGTGTCAAATTCTTAGTAGGCGTAAAGACTGGGAATATAACAAAGAAGTCAGTTAACCTAAAGGTACTTTCATTTAAGGGCCAGAGCGGAGAAATGGAAGCAGCTGGTGTCTAG
- a CDS encoding ParB N-terminal domain-containing protein — protein sequence MEIEFIEIEKLNTHERIVPSVLNRLMIKIEREKKFSVAIIVDLNTMTILDGHHRFEAAKRLGCKKVPCLLVDYNDPEIKLGQWFPVIYGDIGKIVEILEKNGMTVRYEKTLKKAYWLLYSEKADAILVPKRVTKEEVVKTARRGNLFPPKTTRHMLPKLNKFVDIPLDELV from the coding sequence ATGGAGATAGAGTTCATCGAGATTGAAAAACTAAATACACATGAGCGTATAGTTCCTAGTGTTCTAAACAGGTTAATGATTAAGATAGAGAGGGAAAAGAAGTTTTCTGTTGCCATCATCGTGGATTTAAATACTATGACAATACTCGATGGACATCACAGATTTGAGGCCGCAAAAAGACTTGGTTGCAAGAAGGTACCGTGCCTCCTTGTAGACTATAATGACCCTGAAATAAAACTGGGCCAGTGGTTTCCAGTTATATATGGGGATATAGGGAAGATAGTAGAAATACTAGAAAAAAATGGTATGACAGTCAGGTATGAAAAGACTTTAAAAAAAGCCTACTGGTTACTCTACTCTGAAAAAGCCGATGCTATTCTAGTTCCAAAAAGAGTAACAAAGGAAGAAGTTGTGAAGACTGCAAGGCGCGGAAACCTATTCCCCCCTAAGACTACAAGGCATATGCTCCCAAAACTGAATAAGTTTGTTGATATACCGCTGGATGAGTTGGTATAG